A region from the Panicum hallii strain FIL2 chromosome 1, PHallii_v3.1, whole genome shotgun sequence genome encodes:
- the LOC112896523 gene encoding uncharacterized protein LOC112896523 yields the protein MKVSSTEAILIGCPLLLQLWSYERFPVGRPCTDVGLYREVAADHDGINRPMMGSLWCLRKPTWVEFQMKKSYPNFVSQFDALVDRDIRWMPYTLDEIHARAPQGLSSLWLRDQAYWMTRKPLVYDIHMEEYVVHRVMRQFYRYQILPLLVTHNMEAHVHR from the exons ATGAAGGTTAGCTCCACAGAGGCCATCCTTATTGGATGCCCCTTGCTTCTGCAACTTTGGTCCTACGAGCGCTTTCCAGTGGGTCGGCCATGCACGGACGTCGGGCTGTACCGTGAGGTGGCTGCGGACCACGACGGCATTAATAGGCCCATGATGGGGTCTTTGTGGTGTCTCCGAAAG CCTACTTGGGTTGAATTCCAGATGAAGAAATCGTACCCAAACTTTGTCAGCCAGTTCGATGCTCTGGTCGACCGGGACATTAGGTGGATGCCTTACACCTTGGACGAGATCCACGCTCGTGCACCGCAGGGGCTGTCTTCTTTGTGGCTTCGGGACCAGGCGTACTGGATGACTAGGAAGCCACTTGTCTACGACATCCACATGGAGGAGTATGTCGTGCATCGCGTGATGAGGCAGTTCTATCGTTACCAGATCTTGCCATTGCTGGTTACGCACAACATGGAGGCTCACGTGCATAGGTAA